In Oryzias latipes chromosome 19, ASM223467v1, the genomic stretch ACCTGATTATGGAAAAATTGGTCAAACTAAGCAAAAAGATGGAGAGTTAGTGTCTGATTTTAGAGTCAGATTTGAAGAAGTTTTTAAAGCTAATAGTAGACTCAGaaatgatgataatgatgatggtccctatagacagcagctgaaacaagcCTTACTGCAAGCTATTACACCAGAGATTGCAGACTGGATAAGGAAAAATTAACAGTAATTACAGTATTACATCATTGTATTACAGTATTACATAGATCTGCCTACAGGAGCGCTGCAACAGTCTATGGATTTTgctgttcatgcagaaaaagtgatggtgaatgaaaagaaatttaTGAATCAAAGTGCAGATACATTTTTGGCTGGATGAAagtagtgatgtgttttttggaaggaaCACGAACAGAGGACGAAATCGTGGACGTGGCCAAGGGCGTGGTCGCTGAAAAGGAAATTTTAGAGGAAGGTTTAGAGGAAGTGGCAACAGAGGGTCAGAGCAGGATAATAATGGATGCTGGATTTGTGGACAGAGAGATCATTGGGTGAAAGATTGTCCTGAAAGGAAGAAATCAGATTGACTATATATGGTAGAAAAATGACAAGATAAAAGATGAATCTCAACTAGAAATTCAACCAATTAGTGATGAATTTTTAGATCTCACTGAAGGAGAAACAATTTTTGTTGATGGGTCAGCAAAAAAGGATGAAACAGGCAAGAACAAAGTATGCTACGCTGTCATAACTCAAGATAAGGTTCTGAAGGCAGGACCCCTGCCTGGAAATTCCTCAGCACAATCAACAGAGTTGACAGCTTTACCTGAAACATGCTAACTGTTTAAAGATAAGCCAGTTACACTGATAGCCAATGTGCATTTGCTACagtgcatttattttgtaaacagTGGAagagcaggggggtattccagaaagcagcttatgctagctcccatggtaagtttgaggttaaggaagttgataacctcagcttttggttccagaaatggaggtatgtttcagggtaggtcaagttgccatggcaactcaatgctctgaacataacctggtttggagcaggtttagttgaaggttagtttgtttttttttagtgaggtgaagcagcatgccgtgtccatttgaagatgatttagtggatgaagaagctcagataatactttttacactgtgagaggatgataagatcacatatggatgttggaaagataaacttttttactttgatctaacttaataatttgcttcatttaagataaatcattttttgttaagttagtttaaaaataacacagttatcagacatttcttttactttcattcaaattaattcaattaagtaggtgtaactttggtgctgctgttagatcggcaccgcaagggattgtgggataccatttcctttacctttctggacagatttgggtttagtgtgggtttttgacaaaatctgtttagttgtttagctgttttactatGTTTCGCCGAAcaattttgtcctactatgcttatgtctctgcaccatgagtgagagtgaaggagaggatgactAGTTATGGCACCCCTACCGTTCATTGCTGTAGTTAcaatgatggaaaattctttaatgaatttctgcgcaaagtgtattttttccccatcctttttattgttataaaaatgagcatatctgccgtctcaaacttagacataagAGAGATCAAGATAtaaaattaattaagatggaaaaaatattaattgaattggagtagtatgacatttagttagataaatatgtaaatttgagttgtataaactaTTATTGagtttatagacgtaagaaattaggttgaataaatttaactcaattatattattatataattgttttatattattatataattatataattatattaatatatatatatatatatattatattattaattatatatatatatatatatataaaacttatttatatctatctatctatctatctatctatctatctatatatatatatatatatatatatatatatatatatatatatatgtatatgcgtcacaaggaaaatggaaataaaatcagaaactcgttcacttaatttttttgttcttctactacaagcagaaactctttcttttcttttgatgatgcagccgtattacttttttgatggacgtataatcttcatagcCGTCATTAATCTCCgactctgtctcactgaagtatagcgctctctttttttcaccacgtgtttccatggtgactccaaaacgccgatccattgagaatgtctttatgtaccttctGTGTACGTGCAGTAACCCACGgctaccaagtggagcgtaattacgctaacttatatccggtcttttggaaccgacatacccagagtaagcaagttcaggcggatttcagccagagttcaggcttaaagtcagcctagtttaaacatgcttcctggaataacTCCCAGAGGGTTTAAAACACCAACAGGAAAACCAGTAACGCATGTAGACTTACTGAAAGAATGATTGACTGCTGTAATGTTACCATCTAAAGTGACAATATGTAAATGCGAGGCACACACGAGAAACAGATCCTCTTTCTACAGGAAATGCCTTTGCAGATGCAACAGCAAAGCATGCTGCCACAAAAGATGCAGAAATGTGCACTAATGAGGATGTGACTGCAGATGCAACTGCTGATGTTTTAAGAGAAAGCAGTACAGCGcaccaaaacaagaaaaagatccATGGTTGAAAAAGGGAGCAAAGTTTGAACAAGGTCTTTATGTCAGCACGGAAGGAAAAcctattttaccaaaatccaTCTACAGCAATTTTGAGTCATGGGCCTTGCCATGTTTCAACAGGGGGGATGATTAATTTATTAGAGAAATATTATAAAACTTATCAATCTATTCTCTATTCAAaaattttttgtaaacaatgtgttACATGTTTGCGTCATAATCCCCAAGGCAATGTTTGaccaaaaagaggaaaatttcCTGAACCACCTTTTCCTTTCCATACAATCCATATGAAtgttattgaattaaataaaagtaaaggattgaaatattgtttagtgaTTATTGATGCATTTTGTAAATGGGTTGAAATTTTTCCATGTGCAACACAAGATGCTATTACAGTAGCTAAAGCTATTTGTAAAAGAATTATCCCAACCTTTGGCATACCACAAGTGATAAGAAGTGATAATGGTAAACATTTGGTAAATTTGGTAAAAGTGATAGAAAAAATGGCTCAACTTCTTTGTATTGATCTAAAGAGACATTGTAGTTATCACCCACAAAGTGCAGGATTAGTTGAGAGAACTAATGGCACTatcaaatcaaagctaaagaaatgcatggaagagacaaacagacagtggCCTGACTGCATTGACTTAGTTCAACTAAGCATGCGTATCACACGCACAGCAGATCAACCTTTAACGCCTTTCGAAATGTTGTTTGGACGTTCTTATAGGTTACCAGACCTTGATCCTACACAGCCACATTCTCCAGTTGATGATCCAAATTTAGtggattatttgagaaaaatgtttaccactaaagatgtgcaaaggacaaatcaagtgccagattcctttttatctccacaggacacctcaccagtgcaggttggtgactgggtgtttgtgaaggccataaaaaggaagtgttgGTCCAGCCCATGGGGGGAGGGGCCATTCCAAGTCCTGCTGACTACACCAACAGCTCTAAAGATTGCTGAAAGGACGTCTTGGATCCACCTATCACACTGCATCTGGATGAGGCTAATTCCAACTGCTTAGTGGGGAAGTCTGTCTGCAAAGGGAGGCAGCTGTATAGAAACAGGGAGATCCCCCTGGTTTTAGGGAAGAAAGAACACCAGATCTCTTTTGCACTACACTGATCCTACACTGTTAGAGGACTTGAGGAGGTGATGTGCTAGTAATCTCTCCCTCCCGAAGATAGGTACATATCCACCATGGCATGTCTAACTGGCGTAAGAAACAGGTTATTTGGTCTACTGTTCCTGCTACTCTCAGCAGGAGCCACCACATGGATTTGGTTCTTTTGGAATCGTTATCCACCTTCAAGAAGAACAACCAACGAGGAAAGACTAAACACTTCTCGACAATGGCTGAGTATTGATGAACATGATGTTTTGAATAGTCAAAGAAGGAACATGACTCACCTGCATATGACAAATTCTTGGTATAGGTATGTTATGTTACTGGCTAAGGAAATGAATAGATCTGATTGctatgtttgttctgtaattcCAGCTTCATCCCTAAATCCAAATTTAAAGGCAAAGCAATTTTCTGAGTGGAAGAGCGACTGTGTTATTGAATATAGTACCAGAGGGTATATTAGTACGGGAGCCGTTACCACTTCAAATGGTACTCTTGTAAGACCGAGTTGTAAGAGTTTGTaccagtttaaaaaactgaaattgaccAAATCATTAGCTCTAAATGCTAGTGTGGAACCAGGAACTGTGTTTCCACATTGCATAACTAACGatggcacagagtttttagGAATTTTGCCGACAAAGATGTGTCTTGAACTTCTTGTTCCCTTCACAGTCCAGATAATCAATGACAGAGTCTACCATGGTTATGCGGTTCCCTGCCCCAGAGGACGTTGTGTTGGATCTAATCCAGATTTAATGCCAGGTAACAATGGTACTTATGtggttgatcaaatgttttggttatgtgGGCAGGCCCTCTACCTCAGTCTGCCTAGAGACTGGGGTGGGATTTGTGCTCCCGTAAAGGTCACAGATCAcactttcatagtttctgcagtccatGATTCTCACCTGTGCCACCGACGTAACCTTATTGATGTCAACCACATGTTTCCATTTGGGGATCAGATGTACCTGAAGACCATAAACACTGAAATACTGGGGCAAAAGGTAACTATGGCATTGTTTCCCTGGGTGGGAACTGCTAAAAACGCTCTCAGAATTGAGACCATTGATTATCGATTTATTTTGAACGCTacaattaaagcatttaaaggctATAATGAAGAAATGTCAAG encodes the following:
- the LOC111946373 gene encoding uncharacterized protein LOC111946373 — translated: MACLTGVRNRLFGLLFLLLSAGATTWIWFFWNRYPPSRRTTNEERLNTSRQWLSIDEHDVLNSQRRNMTHLHMTNSWYRYVMLLAKEMNRSDCYVCSVIPASSLNPNLKAKQFSEWKSDCVIEYSTRGYISTGAVTTSNGTLVRPSCKSLYQFKKLKLTKSLALNASVEPGTVFPHCITNDGTEFLGILPTKMCLELLVPFTVQIINDRVYHGYAVPCPRGRCVGSNPDLMPVSAVHDSHLCHRRNLIDVNHMFPFGDQMYLKTINTEILGQKVTMALFPWVGTAKNALRIETIDYRFILNATIKAFKGYNEEMSSMRVMVLQNRLVLDLLVAQEGGVCKMLNDTCCTFIPDNTDEGHSITEALYQLVKVQQAMQDDRKPQSWDFFPLLAFGSWWQFLFKIVTPILMVLIICCVFTMCIFLCSQSMISRAVNGGLQSVFLSQEYNLLLKGEQVDCNDFETVMTI